The nucleotide sequence TTTACCCCGGTGACATGACCGGTGGGCGAAATAAGGCGTCCTTGCAGCAGCGGCTCATTTAGAGCGATGTTGCGAATTTCCTCAAGTTGGCCATCCGTGAGGTGTTCTCCATTGTCCACCAGGTCTTCAACAATCAGATCGTCCCCTTCTACCTGGGTATGCTGATAGTTGGTTATGGAGTCGACCCGGCTCGAATAGGGCAGTTGCCAGGCCCGTTCTGTGAGATCCTGCACAGCACTGAGCACATCCCGGCTAAAAACATTTTGGCTCTTCGGGGCAAGGGTAAAAAAGACATTCTCAAACTTGGTATAGGTCTGTTCCAGGGCGTTAAAGGCCTGGAGTTCGGGATTGTCCTCGGAAAAGAACATCCGGCTATTACTGGAGAAGGTAAGAAAACGGGTACCATAGCCGGTTCCCGCTACAAAAAGCAGGCAAAGAAGAATCAGCGGAATCCTGTATGTGATGACAAATCGGCCCAGCCGTGCTTCAAACATTTCCATCAGCTTGTCTTCCTTTTTCATCGCCTATGTCAGAGTATCCGGCAGATTGCGATGTGTATATTTTTTCTACAAAGCTACCTCCTGCATAAGGATATTACAATGTTTTTTCAGACAAAAAAATTGTACAAGAAAACAGTACGAGCACATCTTCCCCGATTACCTCTCAGAAATCCTGCCCCCAAAACTTTCCTCGCTGCTTTAAACAGGATTGAGTATTAAAATTAAAACAGCCCCAAAAAAAAGACCCTGATACAATCAATTTAAACGTTCAGAAACAACACATTAGCTAGGATTCTCCTTTTAGAGAAAGAGCCCCTACGAGATGAGCAAAATCTAACTATCAGCTCTCTGGACCGGCATCTTTCTCGAACGCGGTCGAAAAACAAGAGAAGAGCAAGAGACATCATCACAACATCATAAGGTTAAAGAGAAAACAACTTCCTCACTCAGTCGAGTTAGAGAGAACAGGAAAGGGGTGAGCAATCTCCGCAAGAGCGACCGTCACATTGGGAAATTTCATTTTTTGTACCAGCAAAGGGCCATTGCCAGAGCTCAGGATGGCAGCAGGTTCAGCCACGGCCCTGGCTCCGGTGACACGCAGAACAACATCTGAGCCCACGATCCCTTGAACCTGATTGAGTTGGTCCGGGCGATAAAAGTCCAGGGAAAGCCCCTGGCCATCAGTAAAGGCAAGCAGACCAGGTTCATCACTTTTCAGATCAATGGAGGCGAGCTTACACACAGCGTCGCGGGCCAGCTTATGGGCCTGGCATGCCTGCTCCAAGGCCTCGCCGATCTCCTCTGCCGGGGTATTGCGATTACAACCGATACCTGCCACTAAGGCCTTGGGATGGAGCAAAACAGCATGACCTTTACAGTCGGTGCGGCATGTGATAAACAAATCCGCATCATCCAGTTGTTCAACAAGGACAATATCCGGGGGAAGAGGCGGGAGTGGATAGTCACTGTACAGAAAGACGGAGCCGGTATTGACCAGCTTTGCCATGACACGAATCAGGCCCTGCTTATCCTGCACCGTCAGCCCCATGTCACGGCACCAGAGATCCAAAGCAGTGTGACCGAGCACGTCGGAGGCCGTGGTGATCACTGCCTGCCCGTCGAGCAGCTCAGCGACCTTGTGGGCCAAGGCATTGCCTCCGCCCAGATGCCCGGAAAGGAGGGAGATGGCAAACTGCCCCTGCTCATCACAGACCACCACAGCCGGGTCCACGGTCTTATCCTGGAGCAAGGGGGCGATACCGCGCACCACGATACCGGTGGCCATGATACAGATCAGGCTGTCATAGTTCTGCCAGGTCTGGGAGAGGGTGCGGTAGATGCCATCTTGGTGGGGGACAACCTCGCTTCCGGGAAGAAGGCTTGCGAGACGTTGGGCCAGCTGCTTTCCGCCCTTGGTCAGGGCGATGATGGCGGTGTGTGCGGTCATGGGAGGTGTTTTGCGATGTTTTTCATGCCCGGCGTTGAAACACCGGGCTATTTTCGGCAGTCCCTCCGGGACGCTGTTTTCCGAATGCCCCACCCCTGAAGGGAATATCCCCGGTAACGGTGGGCAGGCATCTTAATCAAGGTAGGAACAACAATAATCGGTCACCGTGCCGATCTTAATACCGAATTTAGAATTCGCAGGCACCTCAAAGGACTCCCCAGGTGCAATGATCTGCCATTCCTCAGAACCGGGCAGCAATACCGTCACCTCACCACTGAGGATCTCCATGAGCTCCTTTTTCTCGGTACCGAACTCGTACTCACCAGGCATCATGATCCCCAAGGTCTTAGTGCTCCCGTCGGCAAAGGTAACAACCCGGCTGGTTACCTTGCCATCATAGTAAATATTCGCAGCCTTTTTGACCGTTACATCATTAAACTCTGTCATATTATCTCCTTGCAAATAACCGTCAGATACTCTTAGCGAAGAGTCATGGTCTCTACCAGCTGCGACTTCATTTGAACACGAATTTTCTCTATCATGGCAGGCTGGATGCTATCCTTCATGAAGTTCTGAGGAACACGCACTGCCATCATTTTGGCACGCATCTGATTTTTCAGCAGCCGAGCAGAGTAGTTTTGTATGATCATCTCCTGCTGCATCTCAGCTATTAACTTATCAACTGTTATCGCAGCGGTGTCAGTTTCCATCTGTACTGCGGAAGCAGAATCAGTCATAACAAAACTGCCAGCCGCCAGTCCGAGTGCTAATATCATTATTATCTTTCTCATTTTCCCCCCTCATTTTTATGTAAAAAACCGGAATACTCCGCGTATCGACAATCGCCCGGAGTGTTTCATCAAAAAATTGCCGGTTTAATCATTTGCCTGAGTACTTACTGTTTGAAACGTGCCCGAACCCTTTCAATAATCCCACCACTAAACATCGGTATCGTACTCACTTGAATTTTTCTTCTTACTTCCTGTGACATATGAGGTTGAATAATCGGCATACACAATTCCTGATTATGAGAAATAATATCATTGGTAATATTACCCATCACCTGGTTCCTCATTTTACCCATCAAATGGATCGGGATATCGCGTTGCCCAAGGTACTTCCGTAATAATGGCTTCTCCTGGATAGCCATTGCTACTGCCAACTGATTTCGTTCCTCAGGTGTTAAGGCATCAAGCCCTTTTTGTTCTTTCATAAGCCGTATATGCCGCTCTGCCATCTTATCCATAATTGTATCACGATCCTGCTGGGGCAAGGCCTGAAGGGCCTGTTCAAACATCTGCGTTGCGGAATGAGCCGTAACAGGTACCGTCATCAGGAAAGTACCAACAACCACTATAGCAAGGACAGAACCAAGTCTTCGTTTCATTTCTTCCTCCTTAGTTGAAAAATAGCCTTCTGCTCAAACGAATAAGAGCAAAAACGCCTGTGAATAAAAAAACGCTATGCACTCAGAATTCCCTCTCCTCAAACGAATGAGAATCTTTCTCCAATGCATATCTTTTTTTTCTATCACCAACAGGGGGTGGTGTATAGTTTTTTTTATTTTTTCTCCAAAAGAAAAAAAGGGCGCTATCTTCCTCAGAAAATAGCGCCCTCTCAGCAAGCAATGTTTAAAGCAAAGCCTTTTCCAGCAGCCGTCCTTACCCCTTTCCTGTTCCCGACGAAGTATGGCGGTGAATATCGCTAGTACAGTCAGGCGCAAATTACCCTATTCTTTCTGGAGCCGCTTTCCCGTTCTTTACAAGGTAGTTTGCTGTGAAAAGTAGCGCAAGACTTACGCCGCACTGTACTAGTCCGGGTGCCGCCCGCCATTTCGTACTCGCTGCTGTCCTTGCCGAACTTGCCCGCGACCCCGGCTAACATCCGCGATGACCACTCATTGACTTTCTTCTCCGCCGCCTTCAGCTCATTGGCCTTATTATCCAGCAAAGCAAGCAGGGTGTTGTATTCATCAAGGATAGTTTCGGCAGCTGCGATCTCGGCTTCATAGGCGGGCAGGGTGAGCGGGCCGCCTAATGCCAGGTTCGGGTCTATCGCCTTGATGCCAGCGGCACGCTGTAGCGCCTTGACAATGATTTTGGATGCTCTGCGTTTAAAGGCCATGATCTTTCCTCCGTGAAAAAAAAGTTTTTTCCAGCAGTCAAGGAGCGAACAGACATGCGCAGTCCGTCCACTGCCCTGTAAAAACAGATTGTACACCTCTGAAGATTGGTTGCAGGAACCTGCAACTTCCCTGTGGACATCCGAATAGTCCAACGTGGCATGCCGAGGGAAGATCTAAACGTATGTAACTCTTCTCTGAGAGCTACGAGGAATGGTTTCTGACCTACATACGTCGTCTCGGAGAGCTGCGAGGAGACTGTCAGACCAGCAAATCATCCAGAGCAGAGCTTCTCACGAGCTTTCGGAGGTACACATGCTGCCTCGTACCAGTCCGAGGTGCGTTCTGCAGGAACAAAAACCGCAGAGGGGCGCTGCGTTCCTGGGTGCAAAGGTTGGAAAGGCGATTATCTTCCTTCCTTTTCTTTAACGCAGTTGCACAATATTGCAAGAGAAAAATAGAGAGGACGTTCCATTTAAGCTACTGGCGGACTTGAAGGAACCTTTTTACTGCATGGACAAGGGTTGTTGTGTTATACTTTAATCCATCAGAAAAAAACTTATTTATATTTTCGGTGAAAAAGTCTATGGAGCCGATTATCACCACTCTTGCGGCAGCCGGTGCTTGTTCACCCCCTTCGGGGTAGGGATATTGCAGGACGTTAACAATATGCCCAGATCCCTGAGCAGGATAAAACCCGAGCCCTGAAAGGGTTCAGGGCTAATAGCCCAAGGTCATCACCTTGGTGTATACAATTTATAACCGTCATGCATAACGAAGAACCTACCATCCAACTCCCCTCCGGCCCGGTTATTGAACTGAGGTACGTCCAGGGCGGAAAATTTATGATGGGGGATGACAAAAGTGAATATGGTGACGAGAAGCCTGCCCATCCGGTCAGACTGTCAGATTTTTACCTCGGCAAGTTCCCGGTCACTCAGGAGGTCTGGCAGGCAGTAATGAATAACAATCCCTCCAGCTTTAAAGGTGAACACCGTCCGGTGGAAACTGTCTCCTGGGAAGATGCACAGGAGTTTCTTGCCCGGCTCAATCAGCAGACCGGCAGGGTCTTTCGTCTGCCTACAGAAGCGGAATGGGAATACGCGGCCCAAGGCGGCAGGCACAGTGAGGGGTATATCTATGCAGGCAGCGATCGATTGAAACAGGTGGGCTGGTATGAGAAAAACAGCGGCGATGAGACCCATGAGGTCGGTCTGCTGTATGACAATGAACTGGGCCTGTACGACATGAGCGGCAATGTCTGGGAGTGGTGTCAGGACTGGTTTTCCAAGGAATACTACGTAGCATGCCATCAACAGGGAACCGTGGACAATCCCCAGGGGCCTGACACCGGGTCGTACCGCGTTCTGCGCGGCGGCGGCTGGATCTACTACCCGGTGGGCTGCCGTTCCATCTATCGGAGCAGCAACCCGCCGGTGTATCGGCACCACCACATCGGCTTCCGCCTTGCCCTCCCCTCCCAGTCAGCTGGAAGCTAATCCTGGTTTCCCGTGAGCAAAAGAGCAAGCGAGTGGAGCAACGGCTGCAAAGAGGCGAGGGACGAGCCGACAGCAACCGCAGCGTAGCGAGGCGGCAAGGGGGGTTCGGGGCGCAGCCCCGATGAATTTTTTATCGGATAAGCGACAATGCAAATTAAACTTTTCACCATTCCAATCCACGGAGGAGAGCAGCTCTGTGAAGCAATGAATCGATTTCTGCGTTCCAAAAAAATCCTCCAGACAGAAAGCCGTCTTGTGAGTACTGTCGAGGGAAGTTTCTGGTGCTTTTGCATCAGATATCTTGCCGAAAATCAGCAGACAGACAAGCGAAGAAAGATTGATTACCGTGCAGTATTGGACAGCGGCAGTTTTCAACGTTTTGCCGCAATGCGGGAAATCCGAAAAAAACTGGCGCAGCAGGAGGGCATCCCGGCATACGCTGTCTTCACCGATGCCGAGCTGGCTGAACTGGCCCGGATTGAGCACCTTACCTTGGCGGATCTGCGCGGGGTGCATGGCATTGGCGCTGCCAAGGTGGAAAAATACGGAGCGCATTTCACCGCGCAGGAGAACAATGAAACGGGCAAGCCGACTGCTTGAGCGGATTGCCGAGCCTGACAATCTGCGCCTGGCCTTCTGGAAGGCCCGCAAGGGCAAAAGTCTGTCCACCCAGATGCAGGCCTATCAAAACAGGTTGGAGCACAACCTGCTTCTCCTGCGGGGACAGATTTTGTCAGGAAAAATTTCAATCGGCGCGTACTCCTGCTTTGCAATCCATGACCCCAAGAAACGACGGATCTGCGCGGCTCCGTTCACCGAGCAAGTGCTTCATCATGCCCTGATGAATGTCTGCCATTATCATTTTGAGACAAAGCAGATCTATGATAGCTATGCCAGCCGTCCCGGCAAAGGGACCCATGCCGCAGTCAGGCGGACGCAGATGTTCTCCGGCGCCTCTTCCTGGTTTCTCAAGCTGGATGTCCGCAAGTTTTTTGCCAGCATTCATCACGGCTGCCTGAAAGAGCAACTGAGGAGGATGTTCAAGGATCATCATTTGCTTGGTCTGCTGGATACTATTATTGACAGCTATGAAGACAGCCCCGGGCGCGGCCTGCCGATCGGCAATCTGTCCAGTCAGTATTTTGCCAATCATTATCTGGCAGGACTTGATCATTTTATCAAAGAGCAGCTCCGCTGTCGGGCATACATCCGCTACATGGACGATATGGTCCTGTGGCATAACGACAAGAAACGGCTGAAGGAATGGCATCATCAGATCAGGGAATTCGTGCGCAACAGGCTGCAATGCGAACTGAAGCCGATCCTGCTCAACCGGACGGAACACGGGGTCCCCTTTCTCGGCTACAGAATCTTTCCCTTTCATATTCGGCTGCTGCAACGAAGCAAGGCTCGATTTATCCGAAAAATGCGGTATATTGAGCGAAAGTACCAATCCGGCGCATGGAGCGAGCAGAACTGCCAACGGCACGCCCTGCCGCTTATCGCCTTTACCGCTCTCGCCAATGCCGAGGTCTTCAGAAGAGATGTGATGCAGCGATTGCAAAACGACAGGGCATCGGACGTGGAAAAAGGAGACGGTTCATTGTCATAAAAGGGGTCGAACCGCGTTCTGCGCGGCGGCAGCTGGATCAACAACCCGGTGAACTGCCGTTCCATCAATCGGAACAACAACCCGCCGGAGAATCGGAACCACAACATCGGCTTCCGCCTTGCCCTCCCCTCCCAGCTCACGGGAAAGCCGGATAGCTTCCACTGAACAGACAATGATCCTGTTCCCGGCCTGGACGGCGGGACAAAAAGGCAGCCGGGTTGCCGGTTGCATCAGGCGGCAGTGTCAGTAGCCCTGGGCGAAAGCTCTGCCGCTGTTTTTCATCAGACAAAGGATAGCGTGATGGACAACGACAATCTTATCATCCAACTCCCCTCCGGCCCGGTTATTGAACTGAGGTACGTCCAGGGCGGAAAATTTATGATGGGGGATGACAACGCGAAAGACGATAACGAGAAACCGGCTCATCCGGTCAGACTGTCAGATTTTTACCTCGGCAAGTTCCCGGTCACTCAGGAGGTCTGGCAGGCAGTAATGAATAACAATCCCTCCAGCTTTAAAGGTGAACACCGTCCGGTGGAAACTGTCTCCTGGGAAGATGCACAGGAGTTTCTTGCCCGGCTCAATCAGCAGACCGGCAGGGTCTTTCGTCTGCCTACAGAAGCGGAATGGGAATACGCGGCCCAAGGCGGCAGGCACAGTGAGGGGTATATCTATGCAGGCAGCGATCGATTGAAACAGGTGGGCTGGTATGAGAAAAACAGCGGCGATGAGACCCATGAGGTCGGTCTGCTGTATGACAATGAACTGGGCCTGTACGACATGAGCGGCAATGTCTGGGAGTGGTGTCAGGACTGGTTTTCCAAGGAATACTACGTAGCATGCCATCAACAGGGAACCGTGGACAATCCCCAGGGGCCTGACACCGGGTCGCACCGCGTTCTGCGCGGCGGCAGCTGGCTCAGCTACCCGGTGGACTGCCGTTCCATCGATCGGCTCATCAGCCCGCCGGAGTATCGGGACCACGACCTCGGCTTCCGCCTTGCCCTCCCCTCCCAGTCAGCTGGAAGCTAATCCTGGTTTCCCGTGAGCAAAAGAGCAAGCGAGTGGAGCAACGGCTGCAAAGAGGCGAGGGACGAGCCGACAGCAACCGCAGCGTAGCGAGGCGGCAGGGGTTCGGGGCGCAGCCCCGATGAATTTTTCTTCTCACGAATGGGTGGTATGAATCAGCTCAGAATCGTCACCCTGGTTATCCAACCGATGCTTGGGATGGTATCCCAAGCTGAGATGCAGAACCCCTGCGGGGTAACGGGCAGGTGCTACATCCGAACCAAGCAAAGGAACCCTGAAAGGGTTCCTGATATCAGCCCAGGGTCACCACCCTGCCCTGAGCCTATACCGATAAAGGGAATCAAACGCCATGCCGCAATCACTGAGCAGGATCTTTCTCCATCTCATCTTTTCGACCAGGAAACGAATCCCCTTCCTTGTTGATGCCGAACTGCGCGACCATACCCATGCCTATCTCGCTGAGGTCTGCCGTCAGTTGGGGGTACTGCCTCTCCGTATCAACGGCACGGAAGATCATGTCCATATCCTCTGCGCCATGTCCCGAACCCGGACTGTCGCCGATCTGGTCAAGGAGCTGAAGCGAACCTCGTCCAAATGGCTTAAGCAGCAGGGGGAAGAATTGCTCTGTTTCTATTGGCAGGGCGGCTATGGCGCGTTTTCCGTCAGCCCGTCCCATGTCGATGAGGTGGAACGGTACATTGCCTGCCAGCCGGAGCACCATAAGACCCTATCGTTCCAGGATGAATTCCGACGGATTCTGAAAAAATACGGAGTGCAATACGATGAACAATATGTCTGGGACTGATTGTTCATCGTATTGCCCAAATAATGTCCGGGGTGTCATCATCCTGGGTGGCTTGGGATGGTATCCCAAGCTGAGATACAGAACCCCCGCGGGGTAAAAAGGACAGGTGTCACATCCAAACCAAGCAGAGGAACCCTGAAAGGGTTCTGGAGATCAGCCCAGGGTCACCACCCTGGGGGAATAAACACAACTCCTTCGGGGGTATATCTAATGAACATCATCAAACCGATAATCATCCAACAGATCGAAGAGCAGCTCCAGCTTACCCTGCAGCCTGCACCATCCCTGCCTACGCCCCTGCGCGGCCTGATGACCTATAAAGAAAATCAGCCCAAATACCTGCTGGACGAACAGGACCGGCTCATCGGCCTCAATCTGGCCGCAACCGAGCTGGATGATGCCCGCTGGCAGCAGATTGTCATCCTGCTGGATAAACATGGCGTTCAGCTCCAGGCCCTGAACCTGTGCGAGAATCAGTTAAAGGACTTTGTTCCGCCACCGGGCATTGCGGTCATGACCGATCTTGACCTGGATGACAACCCGCTAGAATATCCATCACCGGAAACTGTTCAGCAAGGAAAAGCTGCTGTGCTTCGTTTCCTGCAAGTTGCCGCCGCCCAGGGTACACGCGAGGCCTTTGAAGTCAAAATGCTCATTGTCGGCGAAGGCGAGACCGGCAAGACCACGCTCTGGAACCTACTCCAGACCCCTGACCATCCAGTGCCGGATGAGGACCAAAAAAGAACGGTCGGTATCCAGATCAAAGAAGGCTGGGAGTTCCCCCATCTCGACCATCCAGACACCCCGTTCTTTATCAATCTCTGGGATTTCGGCGGCCAGGAGATCCAATACATGACCCACCAGTTCTTCCTCACCCGCCGCTCCTTCTATGTGCTGCTTGCCGACGGGAGAAAGGAGGCTGCCAATTTTTCCTATTGGCTGGACATCATCAGCCTGCTGGGCCGCGACCCGGATCAGGACGGCAGATTACCTTTGCTGGTGGTTGTGAATGAAAAGGGCAATACAAACCCAACCCTTCCCTACGATTCCAACACGGTGAAGGAACAGTATCCCGGCCTGGAGATCATCAGAAAGCATATTGACTTTGCCGAGAAAGGCGGACGGCTTGATGATCTGCGGGATAAAATCAAAAAGATCCTCTGCCGCAATATCGCCCACCTGCCGATCACCATTCCCAAGCTCTGGGACGAGGTACGGAATGAACTCAAGGTACTGCGGCAGGAGGTCAACCATATTGACCACCAGAAGTTCTTGGATATCTGCAACCGGCACGGCATCAGCGACCGCCAGCAGCAGGACGACCTGAGCCAATTCTTCCATGACCTCGGGCTGATCCTCCATTTTCACGAAGGAATATTGGAAGATTTTATTGTTCTCAATCCAAGCTGGGCGGTGAACGCGATCTATACCATCTTGGAAAGCGAGGATGCCACATATAATCAGGGCCGTTTCAACCAAGAGGTCCTTAAATCTATTTGGAACAAAAAGGGCTTCTCCATTGCCGAACAGGGCAAGCTGCTCAACCTGATGCTGAAGGACGGGCTGGAGGTCTGCTTCAAAGCCAAAGAGCAGGGCGATGAAATCTTCATTGCGCCCCAGCTCTTGCCCGAGGAGGCCCCTGAAGAGGCGCAATGGGAGGATAGCCCGGAGACCCTGCGCTACATCTATCATTACCCCTTTATGCCCAAGGGATTGATCGGGCGGCTGATTGTTCGCCTGCATGAGGACATCGAAGACTGCTGCGACACGGATCAATGTCATCTGGACTGCCGAAAGATGGTCTGGAAAAATGGTATGTATCTGCGTAAAGCCCACTGCCGGGCACGGGTGCGTTATATCAATGACCGCAAGCAGGGACGGGAGATTATCCAGCTTGAGGTACAGGGGCCGGAGGTTGAAGATCGTCGATATGTTTTGCGAGATATCCGGGAAGAATTAGAAGAAATACACAAGAAGCCCTTTTCCTCACTGCGTTTCTTTGAGAAGATCCCCTGCTGCTGCGATGAGTGCAAAAAATCCGTCATGCCCCATGAATACGACAAGGACGACCTGCAACGGATGAAGAAAAAGGATGTCGAGGAAATGCGCTGTATGCAGAGCGGCATGAACGTCCCGATCCGCCAGCTTTTGGATGGGGTGTTTCAGGAAAGGGAACTTTGTGCGGAGCCGAAGCTACAGGAAAGCAGCACACCGGTGACAGTAAACGTTTATGCCAACCAGCATAAAGAATCATCGGGTGAATCAGCTGATGCCAGCAAGAAGCCTTGGTGGAAACGCTGGTGGCTTGGTATCGTCGGAGTTCTTGGGGCTATCGGGGTAGTTCTTGCCAACTTGGTGAAGATTATAGAGGCGATAGAAAAATTCCTTGGCCCATAACTCTTCAAGTAGATAATGTTACTGCCCAGCCAGCCCTTCCGTAATCTCTTTGTGCAGATGAGATGCTGCACAAGGGCAAAGAGACCTTGGCTGTTACGCATGGGACTCCCGATAAGATCGGCCCCGTTGATAATCGCCTGCCCGTAGCCTAATCCTCCAGTAGGTTGCGCAGGTCGGAACAACCAGAGCGTTGTGCCTTCCTGTTCGGAAGCGGGTAAACTAAGGATAATTCCTGCCTTTCAAGGAGAAGAACATGCCAACCAAAGAACGCTACATCAACCTGTTCACAGATTACGATTTCAAAAAGATCTTCGATACCGCCTTTGATGAGGGATGGATAGGAGGACGAGAGCAACGCACATTAGAAATCGCCAAAGAAATGCTGGCTGAAGGAGAACCGGTGGAAAAGGTGGCACGGTTTACCGGGCTTGCGCCTGCAATAGTGGAGAAGTTGGGCGGTAACCGACAGACCACAGTTTGATCCAGCGGCGGATTACGCAGCCGGAATAACCAGCGCATAGCCTTGCAGAACTCTGCTCTTTTCCTTTCTCCTTTCCTTCTTGTTTTTTCGTACAAAACACTTTACCCTTATAGTCATAGGTAACATCTGTTCCCAATTTCCCAAACATACTGCTCTGGAGGATACCGTGGAGTTAGCACAACAGGAATGCTACACATGGCAGGATTACAGGAAAATGCCTGACAATGAACGTTACGAGCTGATATCCGGCACCTTCTATGCCATGAGCCCGGCACCATCACGCTTTCATCAGGAAATCAGCATGGAGCTTGCCCGGCAACTCAGCAACTATCTTCTTGATCACTCCTGCTCGGTCTATCCTGCCCCCTTTGATGTCCGCCTTCCGACTGCCCATGAATCTTCCGACACAAGCACTACTGTGTTGCAACCAGATATCTCCATTATCTGTGATGCGAAAAAACTGGATCAACACGGCTGTGTCGGTGCCCCGGACTTTATTGCTGAAATCAGCTCTCCTTCCACAGCTGCCCATGATAATATCACCAAAACAGCCCTCTATGAGCAGTTTGGAGTTCGAGAATATTGGATCATTCACCCGTTGGACAGGTTAGTCACGGTCCGCCTTCTCGGTCAGGACAACCTTTTTCTTCCGCCTCATATCCATGAGGGCAAAGGCATGCTCGCGTTGACCATACTCCCTGAACTTGAGATCGATCTGGACCTCCTGTTCCGAAGCATTACGCTCAACGAACAGACTCTATTTTCCATAAAAAAAAGCGACTGACCTGCTTATCTCCGGCGACCAGCAGCTTTTTTATACACCATACTGTTCTCCCGTTTGCCCACAGCAATAACCACAACAACCAACTCAGAGTCAATCACTTCGTAAACCAAGCGGTAACCGACAGACCGCAACTTGATTTTATACCGATTTTCACTGCCCGAAAGCTTGGCTGCCGGAACAAAGGGATTCTGGAAACGTTCTGCCAGCTTTTTCTTGAACTGCTTTTTTACGGAACCATCCAATGCCTTCCATTCCTTGAAGGCTTCAGACAGAAACTCCAGTTCATAGCTCATCCAGTTTCACCTTGATTCGCTCCTGACCTTTACGGGTATCAGCAATGGCATTCAGTTCCATATCTTCCAGCCGGTTAAGCA is from Candidatus Electrothrix sp. GW3-4 and encodes:
- a CDS encoding type II toxin-antitoxin system RelE/ParE family toxin, with product MSYELEFLSEAFKEWKALDGSVKKQFKKKLAERFQNPFVPAAKLSGSENRYKIKLRSVGYRLVYEVIDSELVVVVIAVGKRENSMVYKKAAGRRR